The Kluyvera intermedia genome window below encodes:
- a CDS encoding formate C-acetyltransferase/glycerol dehydratase family glycyl radical enzyme yields MTMLKLDKLTSRIQAHKNALVHIVKPPVCTERARHYTEAYQQHLDKPIPVRRALALAHHLAERTIWIKHDELIIGNQASVVRAAPIFPEYTVSWIEKEIDDLADRPGAGFAVSEEDKRVLHEVCPWWRGQTVQDRCYGMFTDEQKALLATGIIKAEGNMTSGDAHLAVNFPLLLEKGLDGMRAKVAERRSRINLTVLEDLHGEQFLKGIDIVLDAVSLHITRFAELARKMAAEEIRESRRDELLAMAANCDVIAHEQPKTFWQALQLCYFIQLILQIESNGHSVSFARMDQYLYPYYRRDVELEQSLEREQAIELLHSCWLKLLEVNKIRSGSHSKASAGSPLYQNVTIGGQKLVNGEAQDAVNPLSYAILESCGRLRSTQPNLSVRYHAGMSNDFLDACVQVIRCGFGMPAFNNDEIVIPEFIKLGIEPEDAYDYAAIGCIETAVGGKWGYRCTGMSFINFARVMLAAMEGGRDATSGQVFLPQEHALSKGNFSNFDQMLGDWDTQIRYYTRKSIEIEYVVDTMLEENVHDILCSALVDDCIERAKSIKSGGAKYDWVSGLQVGIANLGNSLAAVKKLVFDQGMIGQQELARALAEDYDGLTHEQLRQRLINGAPKYGNDDDSVDTLLARAYQTYIDELKQYHNPRYGRGPIGGNYYAGTSSISANVPFGAQTMATPDGRKAKTPLAEGASPASGTDHLGPTAVISSVGKLPTSAILGGVLLNQKLNPATLENESDKQKLMALLRTFFEVHKGWHIQYNIVSRETLLEAKKHPDQYRDLVVRVAGYSAFFTALSPDAQDDIIARTEHTL; encoded by the coding sequence ATGACGATGCTAAAACTCGACAAATTAACCAGCCGTATTCAGGCCCATAAAAACGCGCTGGTGCATATCGTGAAGCCACCGGTATGTACGGAACGTGCGCGCCACTATACCGAAGCGTATCAGCAGCATCTGGATAAGCCGATTCCGGTACGCCGCGCGCTGGCGCTGGCGCATCACCTGGCGGAGCGTACCATCTGGATCAAACATGACGAGCTGATTATTGGTAATCAGGCGAGCGTTGTACGTGCGGCGCCGATCTTCCCGGAATACACCGTTAGCTGGATTGAAAAAGAGATTGATGACCTGGCGGATCGCCCAGGTGCCGGTTTTGCAGTCAGCGAAGAGGACAAACGCGTACTGCATGAAGTGTGTCCGTGGTGGCGTGGGCAAACCGTGCAGGATCGCTGCTATGGCATGTTCACCGACGAGCAAAAAGCACTGCTGGCAACCGGCATCATCAAAGCCGAAGGCAACATGACCTCCGGCGACGCCCACCTGGCGGTGAACTTCCCGCTGCTGCTGGAAAAAGGCCTTGACGGTATGCGCGCCAAAGTGGCCGAGCGCCGTTCGCGCATCAACCTGACGGTGCTGGAAGATCTGCACGGTGAGCAGTTCCTGAAAGGGATCGATATTGTGTTGGACGCGGTCAGTCTGCACATTACGCGCTTCGCCGAGCTGGCACGCAAGATGGCCGCTGAAGAGATCCGTGAAAGCCGCCGCGACGAGTTGCTGGCAATGGCAGCCAACTGCGATGTGATTGCTCACGAGCAACCGAAAACTTTCTGGCAGGCATTGCAGCTGTGCTATTTCATCCAGCTGATTCTGCAAATTGAGTCCAACGGTCACTCGGTGTCGTTTGCCCGTATGGACCAGTATTTGTACCCGTACTACCGCCGCGATGTTGAGCTAGAGCAGTCGCTGGAACGCGAGCAGGCCATTGAGCTGCTGCACAGCTGCTGGCTGAAACTGCTGGAAGTGAACAAAATCCGCTCCGGCTCGCACTCCAAAGCCTCCGCCGGTAGCCCGCTGTATCAGAACGTCACTATCGGCGGTCAGAAATTGGTGAATGGTGAAGCGCAGGATGCGGTTAACCCACTCTCCTACGCCATTCTTGAATCCTGCGGTCGCCTGCGTTCAACGCAGCCAAACCTGAGCGTGCGCTATCACGCGGGAATGAGTAACGATTTCCTCGACGCCTGCGTACAGGTGATTCGCTGCGGCTTCGGCATGCCGGCCTTCAACAATGATGAAATCGTGATCCCGGAATTTATCAAACTGGGTATCGAGCCAGAGGACGCTTACGATTACGCGGCCATCGGCTGTATCGAAACCGCCGTCGGCGGCAAGTGGGGCTACCGCTGCACCGGCATGAGCTTCATCAACTTCGCCCGCGTGATGCTGGCAGCGATGGAAGGCGGGCGCGATGCCACCAGCGGACAGGTGTTTCTACCGCAGGAGCACGCGCTGTCGAAAGGCAACTTCAGCAACTTCGATCAAATGCTGGGCGACTGGGATACGCAAATCCGCTACTACACCCGCAAATCCATTGAGATTGAGTACGTGGTCGACACCATGTTAGAAGAAAACGTGCACGATATTCTGTGCTCGGCGCTGGTTGACGACTGTATTGAACGCGCAAAAAGCATCAAGTCCGGTGGCGCGAAGTACGATTGGGTTTCTGGCCTCCAGGTGGGTATCGCCAACCTCGGCAACAGCCTGGCGGCGGTGAAAAAACTGGTCTTCGATCAGGGCATGATTGGCCAGCAGGAATTAGCAAGAGCGCTGGCGGAAGATTACGACGGCTTGACCCACGAGCAGTTGCGTCAGCGTCTGATTAACGGCGCGCCAAAATATGGCAACGATGATGACAGCGTGGATACCCTGCTGGCTCGCGCGTATCAGACTTATATCGACGAGTTGAAGCAGTACCACAACCCGCGCTACGGTCGCGGCCCGATTGGCGGTAACTACTACGCGGGCACGTCATCCATTTCGGCCAACGTGCCATTTGGTGCGCAGACGATGGCAACCCCGGATGGGCGCAAGGCCAAAACACCGCTTGCCGAAGGGGCTAGCCCGGCGTCGGGTACTGACCATCTCGGCCCAACGGCGGTGATAAGTTCGGTTGGGAAACTGCCAACGTCGGCGATTCTTGGCGGCGTGCTGTTAAACCAGAAGCTAAATCCGGCAACGCTTGAAAACGAGAGCGATAAACAGAAACTGATGGCGCTACTGCGCACCTTCTTTGAGGTGCATAAAGGCTGGCATATTCAGTACAACATCGTGTCGCGCGAAACGCTGCTGGAGGCGAAGAAGCATCCGGATCAGTATCGTGATTTAGTGGTGCGCGTGGCGGGGTATTCGGCGTTCTTCACCGCGCTGTCGCCGGATGCGCAGGACGATATTATCGCGCGTACTGAGCATACGCTGTAA
- a CDS encoding Cof-type HAD-IIB family hydrolase — protein MTVKVIVTDMDGTFLNDAKTYDRSRFLAQFEQLQQRGIEFVVASGNQYYQLITFFPEIRDRISYVAENGALVYEHGHELFHGELTRHEYQTVIGELEKDPQLHFVACGLESAYISENAPEELVALMSKHYYRLKRVANYHDIDDKMFKFSLNLPDSLIPALVDKLHISLDGIMKPVTSGFGFVDLIIPGLHKANGISRLLKRWQISPQECVAIGDSGNDAEMLKLVKYAFAMDNAADSIKAIADYQTDDNNHDGALNVIQAVLDGTTPF, from the coding sequence ATGACCGTTAAAGTTATCGTCACAGACATGGACGGAACTTTTCTTAATGACGCCAAAACCTACGACCGTTCACGGTTTCTGGCGCAGTTTGAACAGCTTCAACAGCGTGGCATTGAATTCGTCGTCGCCAGCGGCAACCAGTATTATCAGCTCATCACCTTCTTCCCGGAAATCCGAGACCGCATCTCCTATGTCGCCGAAAACGGTGCGTTGGTGTACGAACACGGACATGAGCTTTTCCACGGGGAACTGACTCGCCATGAATATCAAACGGTGATTGGTGAACTGGAAAAAGATCCGCAGCTCCATTTTGTCGCCTGCGGACTGGAAAGCGCCTATATCAGCGAAAATGCACCAGAAGAACTGGTGGCGCTGATGTCCAAACACTATTACCGTTTAAAGCGCGTGGCGAACTATCACGACATCGACGACAAGATGTTTAAATTCTCGCTAAACCTGCCAGACAGCCTTATTCCGGCGTTAGTCGATAAACTCCATATCTCCCTTGATGGCATTATGAAGCCCGTCACCAGCGGCTTCGGCTTTGTTGATCTCATCATTCCCGGTTTGCACAAAGCCAACGGTATCAGCCGCTTGCTAAAACGCTGGCAGATCTCACCGCAAGAGTGCGTGGCGATTGGCGACAGCGGCAACGATGCAGAAATGCTGAAACTGGTGAAGTACGCCTTCGCCATGGACAACGCCGCCGACAGCATTAAAGCCATCGCCGACTATCAGACCGACGATAACAACCACGACGGCGCGCTGAACGTGATTCAAGCTGTGCTGGACGGTACCACCCCGTTCTAA
- a CDS encoding DUF1479 domain-containing protein: protein MTVIFTHETLPADPKAAIRQMKQALRAQIGDVQAVFDRLSATIRARVAEINALKAQNLPVWPVIPFADIAAGNISDASRAEVKRRGCAVIKGHFPREQALAWDRSMLDYLDLNHFDDVYKGPGDSFFGSLDASRPEIYPIYWSQAQMQARQSPEMAQTQSFLNRLWQVESDGKQWFNPDISVIYPDRIRRRPPGTTSKGLGAHTDSGALERWLLPAYQQVFASVFNGNVDRYDPWNAAHRTEVEEYTVDNTTKCSVFRTFQGWTALSDMLPDQGLLHVVPIPEAMAYVLLRPLLDDVPDDELCGVAPGRVLPISEKWHPLLMSALTSIPALEAGDSVWWHCDVIHSVAAVENQQGWGNVMYIPAAPMCAKNLAYAHKVKAALERGASPGDFPREDYEAAWQGRFTLEDLNVHGRRALGIESAD from the coding sequence ATGACGGTTATCTTTACCCACGAAACGCTGCCTGCCGATCCTAAAGCGGCCATTCGTCAAATGAAACAAGCGCTGCGTGCGCAGATTGGCGACGTCCAGGCGGTGTTCGACCGCCTGAGCGCCACCATCAGAGCGCGGGTGGCGGAAATTAACGCGCTAAAGGCACAGAATCTGCCGGTATGGCCGGTGATCCCCTTTGCTGATATTGCCGCTGGAAATATCAGCGATGCCTCCCGCGCCGAAGTGAAACGCCGCGGCTGTGCAGTGATTAAAGGCCACTTCCCACGTGAACAGGCGCTGGCCTGGGATCGTTCGATGCTCGACTACCTCGACCTCAACCATTTCGACGATGTCTACAAAGGGCCGGGCGACAGCTTCTTCGGATCGCTGGACGCTTCACGTCCTGAGATCTACCCGATCTACTGGTCACAAGCGCAGATGCAGGCGCGCCAAAGCCCGGAAATGGCGCAGACACAATCATTTTTAAACCGTCTGTGGCAGGTAGAAAGCGACGGTAAGCAGTGGTTTAACCCGGATATTAGCGTGATTTATCCCGATCGCATTCGTCGCCGTCCGCCGGGCACCACCTCGAAAGGGCTCGGCGCACATACCGATTCCGGTGCGCTGGAGCGCTGGCTGCTTCCGGCCTATCAGCAGGTATTCGCCAGTGTCTTTAACGGCAATGTGGATCGCTACGATCCGTGGAATGCAGCACACCGCACCGAGGTTGAAGAGTACACCGTCGATAACACCACCAAATGCTCCGTGTTCCGCACCTTCCAGGGTTGGACGGCGCTGTCGGATATGCTCCCGGATCAGGGGTTACTGCACGTGGTGCCGATTCCCGAAGCGATGGCTTATGTGCTGCTGCGCCCGCTGCTTGACGATGTACCAGACGATGAACTGTGCGGCGTGGCGCCGGGCAGAGTCCTGCCGATCTCTGAGAAGTGGCATCCACTGTTGATGAGCGCCCTCACCTCCATTCCAGCGCTCGAAGCCGGTGATTCCGTGTGGTGGCATTGCGATGTCATCCACTCGGTCGCAGCGGTGGAAAACCAGCAGGGTTGGGGCAACGTCATGTATATTCCCGCCGCACCGATGTGCGCCAAAAACCTCGCCTATGCGCATAAGGTCAAAGCTGCGTTGGAACGTGGTGCATCACCGGGCGATTTCCCGCGTGAAGATTATGAGGCTGCTTGGCAAGGACGGTTTACGCTGGAAGATTTGAACGTCCACGGCAGGCGTGCGCTGGGGATCGAAAGTGCAGATTGA
- a CDS encoding ABC-F family ATPase, translating to MLVTSNVTMQFGSKPLFENISVKFGGGNRYGLIGANGSGKSTFMKILGNDLEPSLGNVSLDPNERIGKLRQDQFAFEEFTVLDTVIMGHAELWEVKQERDRIYGLAEMSEEDGYKVADLEVLYGEMDGYSAESRAGELLLGVGIPVEQHWGLMSEVAPGWKLRVLLAQALFSNPDILLLDEPTNNLDIDTIRWLEQTLNDRDSTMIIISHDRHFLNMVCTHMADLDYGELRVYAGNYDEYMTAATQARERLLSDNAKKKAQIADLQSFVSRFSANASKSRQATSRARQIDKIKLDEVKASSRQNPFIRFEQDKKLFRNALAVEELAKGFDNGPLFKDINLLLEVGEKLAILGANGVGKTTMLKTLVGELTADHGTVKWSENAQIGYYAQDHAEDFDNDLTVFDWMSQWKQEGDDEQVVRGFLGRLLFSQDDIKKPAKVLSGGEKGRMLFGKLMMQKPNILVMDEPTNHLDMESIESLNMALEMYQGTLIFVSHDREFVSSLATRVIEITPERVVDFTGNYEDYLRTKGVE from the coding sequence GTGTTAGTTACCAGCAACGTCACCATGCAGTTTGGCAGTAAGCCGCTGTTCGAAAACATCTCCGTCAAATTTGGCGGCGGCAACCGTTACGGCCTGATTGGCGCAAACGGGAGCGGCAAATCCACCTTTATGAAAATTCTCGGCAACGATTTAGAACCGTCGCTGGGTAACGTTTCCCTCGATCCGAACGAGCGCATCGGTAAGCTGCGCCAGGATCAGTTTGCTTTTGAAGAGTTCACGGTGCTGGACACGGTGATCATGGGGCATGCTGAACTGTGGGAAGTGAAACAAGAGCGCGACCGTATCTATGGTCTGGCTGAAATGAGCGAAGAAGATGGCTATAAAGTGGCCGATCTTGAAGTGCTTTACGGCGAGATGGACGGTTACTCTGCGGAATCCCGCGCGGGCGAACTGCTGCTGGGCGTCGGTATTCCGGTTGAACAGCATTGGGGCCTGATGAGCGAAGTTGCGCCAGGCTGGAAACTGCGTGTTCTGTTAGCACAGGCGCTGTTCTCAAACCCTGACATCCTGCTGCTCGACGAACCAACGAACAACCTGGACATCGATACCATCCGCTGGCTGGAGCAGACGCTTAACGATCGCGACAGCACCATGATCATCATTTCGCACGACCGTCACTTCCTGAACATGGTCTGTACCCACATGGCCGATCTCGACTACGGCGAGTTGCGCGTATACGCGGGTAACTACGATGAGTACATGACCGCTGCGACCCAGGCGCGTGAACGTCTGCTGTCCGATAACGCTAAGAAAAAAGCGCAGATTGCCGACCTGCAATCCTTCGTTAGCCGCTTTAGCGCCAACGCCTCCAAATCTCGTCAGGCAACGTCTCGCGCTCGTCAGATTGATAAAATCAAACTTGACGAAGTGAAGGCCTCCAGCCGTCAGAACCCGTTCATTCGTTTCGAACAGGATAAGAAACTGTTCCGTAACGCGCTGGCAGTTGAAGAACTTGCGAAAGGCTTCGATAACGGCCCGCTGTTTAAAGACATCAATCTGCTGCTGGAAGTGGGCGAGAAGCTTGCCATTCTGGGTGCCAACGGCGTGGGTAAAACCACCATGCTGAAGACGCTGGTCGGTGAACTGACTGCGGATCACGGTACCGTGAAATGGTCTGAGAATGCGCAAATTGGTTATTACGCGCAGGATCATGCGGAAGATTTCGATAACGATCTGACCGTGTTCGACTGGATGAGTCAGTGGAAACAGGAAGGCGATGACGAGCAGGTCGTTCGTGGCTTCCTGGGTCGTCTGCTGTTCAGCCAGGACGATATCAAAAAGCCGGCGAAAGTACTCTCCGGTGGTGAAAAGGGTCGCATGCTGTTCGGTAAGCTGATGATGCAAAAACCGAACATTCTGGTGATGGATGAACCAACCAACCACCTGGACATGGAATCCATTGAATCACTGAACATGGCGCTGGAAATGTATCAGGGCACCCTGATCTTCGTTTCTCACGACCGTGAATTCGTCAGCTCACTGGCGACCCGTGTGATTGAAATTACGCCTGAGCGCGTGGTGGACTTCACCGGTAACTACGAAGATTACCTGCGCACCAAAGGCGTCGAGTAA
- the ldtB gene encoding L,D-transpeptidase, with product MNIKLTTLFAAALAVVGFCNSASAVTYPLPTNGSRIVGQNQVITIPDDNKQPLEYFAAQYQMGLSNMLEANPGVDTFLPKGGTVLNIPQQVILPDTVHEGIVINSAEMRLYYYPKGTNTVIVLPIGIGQLGKDTPINWTTKVERKKAGPTWTPTAKMHAEYKAAGEPLPAVVPAGPDNPMGLYALYIGRLYAIHGTNANFGVGLRVSHGCVRLRNEDIKFLFQNVPVGTRVQFIDEPVKATTEPDGSRFIEVHNPLSTTEAQFEEGEVVPISLTKAVQAVTSQSDVDQSIVEQAVKNRSGMPVRLN from the coding sequence ATGAACATTAAATTAACAACGCTTTTCGCTGCGGCGCTTGCTGTCGTAGGCTTCTGTAATTCGGCATCTGCGGTCACGTACCCGCTGCCGACCAACGGCAGCCGCATTGTCGGTCAGAACCAGGTTATCACCATTCCGGATGACAATAAGCAACCGCTGGAATACTTCGCTGCCCAGTATCAAATGGGCTTGTCCAACATGCTGGAAGCTAACCCCGGCGTGGATACTTTCTTGCCAAAAGGCGGCACCGTGCTGAACATTCCTCAGCAAGTGATTCTGCCTGATACCGTGCACGAAGGTATTGTGATTAACAGCGCAGAAATGCGTCTGTACTACTATCCGAAAGGCACTAACACCGTTATCGTGCTGCCAATCGGTATTGGCCAGTTGGGCAAAGATACACCTATCAACTGGACAACCAAGGTAGAACGTAAGAAAGCGGGTCCAACCTGGACACCAACGGCGAAAATGCACGCAGAATATAAAGCCGCAGGCGAGCCGCTGCCAGCCGTCGTTCCAGCAGGTCCAGACAACCCTATGGGCCTTTACGCGCTGTATATTGGTCGCCTGTACGCTATCCACGGGACTAACGCCAACTTTGGTGTTGGCCTGCGCGTCAGCCATGGCTGTGTACGTCTGCGTAACGAAGACATCAAATTCCTGTTCCAGAACGTGCCGGTTGGTACGCGTGTACAGTTTATTGATGAGCCTGTGAAGGCAACGACTGAGCCAGATGGTAGCCGCTTCATTGAAGTTCACAACCCGCTGTCTACTACTGAAGCACAGTTTGAAGAAGGTGAAGTCGTTCCGATTTCTCTGACTAAAGCGGTGCAGGCTGTCACCAGCCAGTCTGACGTTGATCAGAGCATTGTTGAACAGGCGGTGAAAAACCGTTCTGGGATGCCGGTTCGTCTGAACTGA
- a CDS encoding GntR family transcriptional regulator — MAAKYIAIAREIKKRIISRQYPASEPLPDQFALAAEFGTSRMTIQQAMRQLIVEGLIYTRKGLGTFVRKNFLQLSQWDIHGSDYSGATETWGHLGKVESQVIRFELRFPTQKEQSSLLIDADAPIYDFVRLRLLNGEPLSLDITVMPVSLVPGLNKEHLENSVFQYLQENLGLKMMGSYRVVRALKPTELDKEHLNCEAGDPILEVEQVIYLDDGTPLEYAHCHYRYDHGGIVIVNNG, encoded by the coding sequence ATGGCAGCGAAGTACATCGCGATAGCGCGGGAAATCAAAAAACGGATCATAAGTCGGCAATATCCCGCTTCTGAGCCATTACCCGACCAATTTGCGCTGGCGGCAGAATTTGGCACCAGTCGCATGACGATTCAGCAGGCGATGCGGCAGCTGATTGTTGAAGGGTTAATCTACACCCGCAAAGGGCTGGGAACGTTTGTTCGTAAAAACTTCCTCCAGCTTTCGCAGTGGGACATTCATGGCAGCGATTATTCTGGTGCGACGGAAACCTGGGGGCATCTGGGCAAAGTGGAAAGTCAGGTGATTCGCTTCGAGCTGCGCTTCCCAACACAGAAGGAGCAGAGCTCTCTGCTGATTGATGCCGATGCGCCCATCTACGATTTTGTGCGTTTACGACTGCTGAACGGTGAGCCACTCTCATTGGATATTACCGTTATGCCCGTCTCGCTGGTGCCGGGGCTAAATAAAGAGCATCTGGAAAATTCAGTTTTTCAGTACCTGCAGGAAAATCTGGGGTTGAAAATGATGGGGTCGTACCGTGTCGTACGGGCATTAAAGCCGACGGAGCTAGATAAAGAGCATCTTAACTGCGAAGCGGGCGACCCGATTCTGGAAGTGGAGCAGGTTATCTATCTGGATGATGGCACGCCGCTTGAGTATGCGCACTGTCACTATCGTTACGATCACGGCGGGATTGTTATCGTCAATAATGGATAG
- a CDS encoding glycoside hydrolase family 1 protein gives MKPSLPANFLWGNSVSSMQTEGAWNEGGKGMSVYDIREPKEFASDWKVATDSYHRFEEDFDLMKDLGMNCYRFQIAWSRVCPTGDGEFNEEGIAFYERFITGLIERGIEPMICLYHFDMPLALAEKYNGFTDRRVLEAFVRYGKKMIDCFGDRVTWWLTFNEQNLYHMPEAFLISGYMRGDKTLRELYQIQHHVMMAHAHLTNYLHETKPGKLMGGMLAHAQVYPATCKPRDVFCARQLDEFFNQNLLRAFAGEGYSPEVMYFVDKAGLRDIYPDEDLAVLATMKNDYMAFSYYASRTLDSDPIPQDTPVNNYMLFGDKPNPHLKATEWNWQIDPLGFRSIITRYYNDWRLPVFPIENGIGVIESWDGENQIADDYRIAYHRDHINAMKEAIFEDGAQVIGYLGWGLIDILSSQGDMRKRYGVVYVNRENHDLKDLCRVPKKSYAWLKKAIHSNGEEM, from the coding sequence ATGAAACCATCACTGCCCGCCAATTTCCTGTGGGGTAACTCTGTCTCCAGCATGCAAACAGAAGGCGCCTGGAATGAAGGTGGCAAAGGCATGTCGGTCTACGATATCCGTGAACCAAAGGAATTTGCGTCTGACTGGAAGGTAGCAACCGACTCCTATCATCGCTTTGAAGAAGATTTTGATTTAATGAAAGATCTGGGCATGAACTGCTACCGTTTCCAGATTGCCTGGAGCCGTGTTTGCCCAACCGGTGACGGTGAATTCAATGAAGAGGGCATTGCGTTCTACGAACGCTTCATTACCGGGCTTATTGAACGTGGCATTGAGCCGATGATCTGTCTCTACCACTTCGACATGCCGCTGGCGCTCGCCGAAAAATATAACGGTTTCACCGACCGCCGGGTGTTAGAGGCTTTTGTCCGCTACGGTAAAAAAATGATCGACTGCTTCGGCGACCGCGTGACCTGGTGGCTGACCTTCAACGAACAAAACCTTTACCATATGCCAGAAGCTTTCCTGATTTCTGGCTATATGCGCGGCGATAAAACGTTGCGCGAGCTGTATCAGATTCAGCATCACGTAATGATGGCGCACGCCCACCTGACGAATTATCTGCACGAAACCAAACCGGGCAAACTGATGGGCGGTATGCTGGCGCACGCCCAGGTCTATCCGGCGACCTGCAAACCGCGTGATGTTTTTTGTGCCCGGCAGCTTGATGAGTTCTTTAACCAGAACCTGTTACGTGCATTTGCAGGCGAGGGCTACAGCCCGGAAGTGATGTATTTTGTCGATAAAGCGGGCCTGCGTGATATTTATCCTGACGAAGACCTGGCGGTGCTGGCAACCATGAAGAATGACTATATGGCATTCAGTTACTACGCCAGCCGAACGCTCGATAGCGACCCCATCCCGCAAGATACACCGGTCAATAACTACATGTTGTTTGGCGACAAGCCGAATCCACACCTGAAAGCGACCGAATGGAACTGGCAGATAGACCCGCTCGGTTTTCGCAGTATCATTACCCGCTATTACAATGACTGGCGTTTACCGGTGTTCCCGATTGAGAACGGCATTGGCGTGATTGAATCGTGGGACGGTGAAAACCAGATTGCCGATGATTACCGCATTGCCTACCATCGCGACCATATTAATGCCATGAAAGAGGCCATTTTCGAAGATGGCGCGCAGGTCATTGGCTATCTGGGCTGGGGGCTGATTGATATTCTTAGCTCGCAGGGTGACATGCGTAAACGTTATGGCGTGGTTTACGTCAACCGCGAAAACCACGATTTGAAAGATTTGTGCCGTGTACCGAAGAAAAGTTATGCATGGCTGAAAAAAGCCATACACAGTAACGGCGAAGAGATGTAA
- a CDS encoding anion transporter, protein MNLPFIRSLMRDRFLHLLIIIGILLSFFVPFTPAHWPAVIDWHTIVTLSGLMLLTKGVEQSGYFDVLGRKMARRFATERQLALFMVLAAALLSTFLTNDVALFIVVPLTLTLKKWCALPINRMIIFEALAVNAGSLLTPIGNPQNILLWGRSGLTFPAFTGQMLPLALAMMATLLVLCWFCFPAKKLAFQSSDRTPSWQPLLVWSCLAFYLIFLAALEMQQELWGLVIIAVGFLLLARRVVLSVDWTLLLVFIAMFIDVYLLTELPVLQQSLAGVSSLSEGQLWLTAIGLSQVISNVPSTILLLNYVPPSMLLAWAVNVGGFGLLPGSLANLIALRMAADRRIWWRFHLYSIPMLLWAAAVGYGLLLLLR, encoded by the coding sequence ATGAATCTCCCTTTTATTCGGTCGCTGATGCGCGACCGTTTCCTGCATCTGCTGATTATCATCGGCATTTTGCTGAGTTTTTTTGTGCCCTTTACGCCAGCACATTGGCCCGCGGTCATTGACTGGCACACCATTGTTACTCTGAGCGGCCTGATGCTGCTGACCAAGGGCGTTGAGCAGAGCGGCTATTTTGATGTCCTGGGACGTAAAATGGCGCGCCGCTTTGCCACTGAACGCCAGCTGGCGCTGTTTATGGTGTTGGCGGCGGCGCTACTGTCGACGTTTCTGACCAACGATGTGGCACTGTTCATCGTTGTGCCGCTGACCCTGACGCTAAAAAAATGGTGTGCGCTGCCCATTAACCGGATGATTATCTTCGAGGCGCTGGCGGTCAATGCTGGTTCGCTGCTAACGCCTATCGGCAATCCGCAAAATATCTTGTTGTGGGGGCGTTCTGGTTTGACGTTCCCGGCCTTTACCGGGCAGATGCTCCCGCTGGCGTTGGCCATGATGGCAACCCTGCTGGTGCTATGTTGGTTTTGTTTCCCGGCCAAAAAACTCGCGTTTCAAAGTAGTGACCGCACACCGTCATGGCAGCCTTTGCTGGTGTGGAGTTGTCTGGCGTTCTATCTGATTTTCCTCGCCGCGCTGGAGATGCAGCAGGAGCTGTGGGGGCTTGTTATCATCGCCGTCGGATTCTTGCTGCTGGCTCGACGAGTGGTGCTAAGCGTTGATTGGACGCTGCTACTGGTCTTTATAGCGATGTTTATTGATGTCTACTTGCTAACGGAACTCCCGGTGTTACAACAGTCACTGGCGGGGGTGAGCAGCTTGTCCGAAGGTCAGCTTTGGCTGACGGCGATTGGGCTGTCGCAGGTCATAAGCAACGTGCCGTCGACCATCTTGCTGCTCAACTATGTCCCGCCGTCAATGCTGCTGGCATGGGCGGTAAACGTTGGTGGTTTTGGCCTGCTACCAGGCTCGCTGGCGAATCTGATTGCACTGCGCATGGCCGCTGACCGGCGTATCTGGTGGCGCTTCCATCTTTATTCGATTCCGATGCTGCTATGGGCTGCGGCAGTAGGGTATGGGTTGCTGCTACTTTTGCGCTGA
- the mntR gene encoding manganese-binding transcriptional regulator MntR, which yields MGRRAGTPITKKVTQLVNVEEHVEGFRQVREAHRRELIDDYVELISDLIREVGEARQVDMAARLGVSQPTVAKMLKRLAGVGLIEQIPWRGVFLTPEGEKLAQESRERHQVVENFLLVLGISAETARRDAEGIEHHVSEETLDMFRQFTEKHGHYAE from the coding sequence ATGGGCCGTCGCGCAGGTACGCCAATAACAAAAAAAGTGACGCAGCTGGTGAATGTCGAAGAGCACGTTGAAGGGTTTCGTCAGGTTCGTGAAGCGCACCGTCGGGAGCTGATTGACGACTATGTTGAGCTGATTTCTGATCTGATCCGCGAGGTGGGAGAAGCGCGTCAGGTTGATATGGCCGCACGTCTTGGGGTATCGCAGCCGACGGTCGCGAAAATGCTCAAACGGCTGGCGGGAGTCGGCTTGATTGAGCAGATCCCATGGCGCGGCGTTTTCCTCACCCCGGAAGGGGAAAAGCTGGCGCAAGAAAGCCGTGAGCGTCATCAGGTGGTGGAGAACTTCCTGCTGGTGCTGGGTATCAGCGCCGAGACCGCCCGCCGCGATGCGGAAGGTATTGAACATCATGTTAGCGAGGAAACGCTGGACATGTTCCGCCAGTTTACCGAGAAGCACGGGCATTACGCTGAATGA